In Aedes albopictus strain Foshan chromosome 3, AalbF5, whole genome shotgun sequence, the genomic window AATTTAAAATATTTTGCTGGTATTGATTTAGCTAAAACTGTGATTGTTCATAGACGATTATTTcatgaacattttgaggtgtcatttggtgatatagcaggcatcctagcaaattcagtaattacacgttaattacaatatgtgaacccttttaaatttgcattctgcaacaagaaatttgaaaagaatgatatcaatagtggtaaaaactaggtatctcagaacatctcttCCATTATTcatgttgcattttgagtgctataactaggtaactcgacaattttttaaccatttgttgtttttatcaaaagtttaaaccaaaatagttcaaaacttttttgtgtagcagaaagagtagaagctgaataagcaataaaTGCGACAATATAATCATTTTcaaggctccatacctttggaacaattGCATGAacaattgtaaaattttcaaagtcgtttttctcgaaactatgattttcgagttacctagttctagcattaaggggacgatatgtcctatagcttttgacccagtgggtggattttcaaaaccaaaatgttttcatcaagGGCATTAGTTGTGCtgtcatatgcatatatggagattatgttatgctagaacattttgaagATATaactgcaaatgtagtgtacatcACTTGTTCTTCACTTGATCCCGCTttttatttctatgtacatgtgatatatttcaatggaaattgcacaatattctttGCGTGGGTTGGGGCTattagatagaaatgtcttatgtccttttacagcaGTAACATAGacctccaggttatccaaaacgtccataagttttgaactttgtctactgaatacaaatagttgtgtttactttttaaattacttgaacttgatgaattacattcaaacatacattttgaaacatgaaatgatggtagtcatgacctggttaAGTTCTAggccagtggtgctcaggctggaggataccgcggacCAAATTTGCATGACGcttaaaacatcgatgcacaaaaacaacaaaaagaacaattggcttctttagcggtgttgagataattccatattctgaatctacatgcaaaactgagccgaaatccaaattttcatggattttggagcccgggaacccatttaaaaatcaatttgaagtttgtatgggagcggtttgtcgaatcacccctcgtcgcattttgtactgggtggagctgtcaaacagttacccagctgtcaaaaggtgatttcaaaaatctctttgaaattgattttaggtaccaacatagagttctaaaaatctgaaaaaaatctgaaaaaatgaagttacttcaggaattcctcattaatcgtttccaagaatttctcctagaatagcttccggattttttccgaaaattttccaggagttttttgaagattttagtaaattctttccataagtcttttctaaagttgatgaaatacttcatcattaatttttttcaaaaattagatttttaacagctgtttccagaagattcttcaacattatcttctaaagttgctgcaaaagttgcttcaaatttattgttcaaattttcctcagacgTTCTAggtatcttttgtgtcttgatgcagttggttctggaatcttgtttgtagttactcctgaaaattctctttttgttgctcgaggaatttattctaaagttgtttaagaaatttctgttagagtagCACCAGAACATTTTCCTAGGAGATGCTTCCATAAtgtccatgcagtatcgccacaactttctcattgagtttcttcaggtttattttctccaggatgagtttttccatatatttcgcttcgagttgcttaaaatttttctccaataatgtttcctggagtttcttcaaaaatgtatccaaaagtttctccaaaaggtcacaggagacgctttataaatctcgcctgagatttttttttctttaagttcgttcaggagtttcgattggattcgtaagttttgttccgaaaaatgtgtgagtaatagaaatttaaacaaacagtgaaaattaaacaatattggcaaccaagttgagatttgttgagaattttgtcaaaaacttcgtgctttgtgtttttacgTTCTTTGGAAAGGTGAAATGTGacatatttgctcagcgttgtaTTGAaggcgcttaaaaactgcaactaatttttaaatgattcaagattacatttttaacaaactatcatttgattcgtaccacttataaataactataagctggcttcgtgacttagctgaaatgccgacatatttcggagttgcgattttgaATCTGTTCCGGtaagattgttctttttgtttatttatcatttaatttgtgttcaatactgtaaaaattgatcagcaattttttttatttcttaataaatttaacgagttatttcaaatattcgttcaaaaatttggattcgtcttaaagtactccgcgggccgcatcttaaggcttggagagCCGCATGCGGCcggcgggccgcaggatgagcaccactgttctAGGCAAtttaaaatagctctggagttctgattgtaaggcctttacctgtaatagtatatcaaactaatgtatgcatATCAGAattgatttcattagatccatacatgtaaatcaaaGTATTCtagagttaaggcctttatatctacacccgtaataacgcatcgtGTTACTAGCGTATCGCGGTAACAATAAAAGACCATGTATGGTTTCCGAATTCGTAGCGGCCTTTATTCGTCCAAAGTTTAGGACCGTTTTCAATTCCTGTGCATGTAAATAACATTTTAGGGCATGTTTTAGGGTTAGGTTTTAATTTATAGTTCCTTACGTTTAGTGCATATATGTGTCTTTTAGTCTTGGTTCCGGCACTAACTTCCTGCGCACTGTCTTACTGTTCTGTCCTGTCAAGTTTTGTTGCATGTATAATGGATTTCTTGTTAAAGTAGTTCGAGTTCTTACCTCGTAGGATGAACCAATCAAGCCTTAAGATTGCTCGACTCCTCCGTACTGTAGGTTAAGTTTGTACATATAGATTCTAAGTTCAAGATAAATGTTTAGTTTTAGGGAAATTTTGCAAATTACATTATAGACTACCTTGGAATTCACTTTTAAATGAAAAATAGTAATTAGATTTATAACATTAGTGTAGAAAATTAGCTTTTAAGTAGCGATTAATATGATCTTCGTGGACTGCATATcactttttcaattcacttttatCTTCTACTTGTTTTGCCATCTCATCTGCCCTGACAGCCGATCCGTGACGCGCTGTCATACAGACAGTTGTGTCGACTGGCAGGGTCGATATTGTTAAGGTGGTATCCACGCCGAGGGGCTTCGGCGACAGTCCCCCCCAGTTTGGGAACTCCATCTCTGAGTTCGCTAACTCCTCTTTGCCCTTGACGTCAAGAACCGCAACGTTTACAGCTGGCCTCTCGTAGACTCCCTTCGCGGTTTGTATTGTTACTTTACGTACCTGCCCGTCGCGATTGACTGTACCTATGACGCGCCCCTTTGGCCAGCAGCTTCTCGGGAGTTCCGGATCGACGATCAGCACGATGTCACCTTCCTTGATAGGCGCGACCCTCTGGTGCCATTTGGTGCGCCTTGTTATCTCCGGCAGATATTCACGTAGCCATCTCTCCCAAAAGTGGTTGGCGAGTATTTGGGATTGGTGCCAGCCACGTCTCAGCGCGATCGAGTCATTCTCCAGCAACGACCAAGGTTTGGACCCATCGGAGCTTCCTAGTAGCCAGTGGTTCGGTGTAAGAGCAGGAGCTGCTTCGTCTTCGATGGGTACATGTGTCAGAGGTCGAGCGTTCAGGATACCTTCGACTTCTATCAACGCGTTCCGCAATTCCTCATCAGTTGGTCGTGGAGACGGTTTGAGCTCCAACAGGGTCCGCTTTACGGACTGAATCAGCCTTTCCCAACTTCCCCCCATGTGAGGGGCTGCCGGTGGATTGAAGCTCCAAGATGTCGTGGAACTGACGAACTCTTGTGCCATCTTGTTCTGATCAACGGCCTTCAAAGTTTGCTTCAGTTCGCGTTCAGAACCAATAAAATTGGTTCCTCTGTCGCTGTAAAATACAGCTGGAGCTCCGCGCCGCGCAATAAAGTTTCGCAGTGCCATGATGCAAGAGTTAGTGGTTAATGAGCTAGCTAATTCGATGTGGACTGCGCGTATGGTAAGGCATGTTAGTAGGACCCCCCACCTCTTCTCAACCCTTCTCCCAATACATACTTCCATAGGGCCAAAGTAGTCTACCCCAGTGTGGGTAAACGGGCGGACAAATGCGGCCAGTCTGCATGGAGGAAGATCTGCCATTGCTGGAGGTCGTGGGCGTGCATCTCTCAACCTACAACGTTGACACTCTGACCGGATTTTGGCGTAAACGCGGCGCAGTCGACTTATGCAAAACTTCTGGCGCACTTCGTTTATCACCGACTCATGATTTTGGTGGTGAAACTTGTCGTGATAACTTCGTACTACGAGGTGCGTTATCCGATGATCACGAGGTAGAATAATGGGATTAATAGTATCCGGTGATAGGTATTCACACGCTGCGGTTCTGCCTGCCATGCGCAGCAAACCTTGTCCGTCGATGAAGGGGCTCAGCTTGTATAGCGGGCTTCGTTTAGGGATCGCTACTTTGCTATCGTTCCGAAGGAGAACAGCAAACTCGTTTGGGATACTGTCTTGTTGCGCAGCCCGAAAGTGGAAAGTTTCTGCGTTGCGCATTTCCTCTTTTGTGATGCCGCACGTTAGCCGAGGAAACCGTTTCGGCTGGGCGTTCGCAATGaaccggaaaatatgtgccgtcgTACGTATCAGCTTTCTCCAGTCACGGAATCTCTCTATCGGGAACTCCGACTTTGCCGTTTCGTAGTGGACGTGAATGGTGGCGCGCAACTCTTCAGTGGTCTCTTCAAGCTTGACGGGAACAGAAGGCCATTCTTCTTCTCGTTGCCAAAGGAATTCAGGCCCTTTGTACCATCTGCTTTCAGCTGTGAGTGAAGGACGTCGCTGCCATTTGGTTCCTTCATCCGCCACGTTCCATTTCGTTGGAACCCATTTCCAGTCAGCAACGTTTGTTAGATCCAAGATCTCGCTAACCCGGGCAGCCACAAATTGACTATATCTACGGTGATCTGCGCGTATCCACGAGAGCGCGTTCCTGGAATCTGACCAGAAAACACATCGAGAGATTGTAAGGTCCAATCCCTGGATAATGAAGTTCGCTAGCCTTGCGCCAATGAGGGCCGCTTGGAGTTCTAATCTAGGAATAGTCAGGTATTTAAGCGGCGCTACGCGGGTTTTCGCTGTAACTAACGAGCACTCAACAGTCCCTGCTTCCACGAAACGGAGATACGCAACGACAGCCATGCCGTTTTCACCGGCGTCAACAAAGGTATGTAATTGGATCTCCGTATTTTCTCCTGCTGACGTTTGAAGGCGAAAGCAGCGTGGTATTTGGAGACTCTCGATTTCCGGAAGAAGCCTTAACCACGTCTGCCACTTTTCGAAACACTCCGAATTCACTGTCTCGTCCCAACTGATACCCGTTCGCCAGATCTCCTGCAGCAGCACTTTTAAGAACATTAGGTAGTGAGCGATTAAACCGAGTGGATCGTAGATTGTCATCATGGTGCGAAGGACTTCTCGCTTCGTGGGGTAGCGTTCTCCCGTCAGCAAATCTTCTCCAAGCCTGCTCCAGTTAATCTTGTACGTAAAGGAATCCGTTTGTGTGCACCACCACATGCCTAGAACCTTTTCCGTTGCAAGAGTGGATGACAAATCGAGACTCTTCTCAGCATTCAAGTCGCCGCGGAGGGCCGTCAGAACTACCGATGAATTGGACATCCAATTTCGGATTTCAAATCCTCCTTCTTTATGGACGTACCAAACGGATTTCGCGAGTTCGATAGCTTCTTGCTCTGTTTCCGTACTGGTTAACATGTCATCAACGTAGGTGCACCGTACGATTGCTGTAGCTGCAGCTGGATGCGTTTTGCTGAACCGTTCCGCGTTCGTGTTCTTAACGAACTGGGCGGTCGTTGGTGAGCAGGAGGCTCCAAACGTCATCACCTGCATGACGTAGGTGCTAGGTTCATCTTGACCTTCCTCATCTTTTAGAAAGAAACGTTGGCTATGTTGATCTTCGTTGTGAATTGCGacttggtgaaacatttcacgtATGTCACCACATATCGCGAAGCGATTCTGACGAAATCTGTACAGCACGTGGATCAACGGCTCTAGCAAATCTGGTCCGGTAAGCAGCGCAGAGTTCAGCGATACCCCATTCGACGTAGCAGCCGCGTCCCAAACGAGTCTCACCTTACCTGGTTTGTTGGGATTAACGACTGGAAAAACTGGTAAATACCAGACACGTTCGTGGTTCTTTTCCAGTTCTTCGTTGGTTAGCTTACGCGCGTAGCCTTTTTCGACGTATTCTGTCAGCTTCTCTTTCACCACCCGTGCTACTTCAACATCCTTCTCCATGCGGCGTTCCAGAAGCTTGAAGCGTTTCAATGCCATCGTCTTATTGTTCGGCAAATGTTCGCTGTCTCGTCTCCATAATAATCCTGATTCGTACCTTTCTCCGTTGAACTGGGTAAGCTCCCGCAATAGATTCATAGCACGCTCATCTTCTTGGGAACGAATCTGCTTGACTGGTGACGTGACGCCAAGGCTTTCGAGTGAAAAGTACTCCTTCACCGCATGACCGAGATTTTCATCAGCTTTTTCGGTATCGTGATCGCAGCAAGAGACGTGATTTGTGTAATGAACCATGTTCAGATTGTTCCGGAGCGCCGCCCTATATCGTCCAGCCAAGGTTTGTTTTAATAGCGATCGGTTGACCGGGTCTTCCTTCGCGACTCTTCCTCACCAGCGTTGCGTGCGCATGTTGAACTCCGATCAGGAGTCTCGGCCGGACATCACGATAGGATTCTACGGGAACACCCTTCAGGTAGTAGTATTCAGACTGTAGCTGATGAACATCAAGTGTTTGACTGGGTAGCTGCAACTCTGTAACGGTACGAACGTCCTCAAAACGGAAGCGATTTCCCTTCAGTCCGGAGATGTCAATTTGAACGCTGCGTGACTCGTCTTCCGATCTATGCAAACCACCAGTCCATTTTAGACAAAGTGGATGGCGTTCTCCGGAAAGGTTCAGTTCCTTGGCCAACTCTTCGTCCATGAGCGTTTTCGAGGATCCGTCATCCAGAAGGGCGTAACAGTGTACAACAATTCCACAGCCGTACACTATGACTGGAACATAACGGAAAAGGATGGGACTTGCCCCCGACTGATGTGTGTTACAGGACTGCTCTTCACGTTGTGGTTTCACTACCGCCGCCGTTTCTGCATTCAGCTCCTTATGCAACAAGGGATGGTGCTTGTAGGTGCATCCGCTCACGCCACATTGCTTCGATTCACAGCCTCCTTTGTGTTGCTTCAGACACTTCCTGCAGATTCTAGCTTCACGAATTGTAGACCACCGTCCGTCATAAGACAGCCCTAGGAACCTTCCACATTTAGCGAGAGTGGCGCAAGTTCCTTTGCAGACGGTGCAGGCCTGAGAGTAGACCTTCTTATGTGTCCCTGTAGATCTGGACATACTTGTTGATGATGCCTGGTGATCCTCCTTCTTCCAGCTTGGCTGATCGGTGTGCGTGTTCAGGAATGCCTTTGATTTTTTGCGCGGTTCCTGACTTTGCTGTACTTCTTGATTCCTGCGCGGCTCTGCAACTAGGCAAGCGTCTTCTGCCATATCGTACATCCATTTGCTGAAGGCCGCCAGGTTGACCTTCCGAAGGCTGCGGGTATGCCTTGCCCATTCCAGCTTCATCGAAGCAGGGAGCTTTCCAATCAGCTCGCCCAGTAACGACGTATCTCGCATCAAGTCCCTCTGTCCGCACGCATCGATCGTTGCTTCGAGATTCTGAACTGCCAGCGCAAAGTCGATCATTCTGTTGATTGAATCTGGCTTCAGCGGCGGCATGGCAATTATCTTGTCCCTCAGCGAATGAATCACGAAACGCGGTTGCCCAAAACGCAGTTTTAGGGCACTTATCGCTCTATCCACAGTTGACGGATGAAGCAAAAAGCTCTTCACTGCGACGAAGGCGTCTCCTCTCAAGCAGTTTCTCAGCCGAATCATGTTTTCGTCGTTGGTGTAGCCACACATCCGAGTCGTGCTTTCGTAGGTGGAGAAAAATATCGGCCACTCCTCGGGGTTCCCTGTGAAAGGTGGCAGATCCTTCGCAACAACTTGACGAGCTGCGAGTTGGTTACGGTTCAGGCTACAGTTTAACTGGTTGCTGCGTGTAACACTTTTCTGCATGCTCCTAGGGTCCATCCTTGGTGTAGAGCGCCGAATCGGATTGAATTTCGATCCGTTTTCTTGAGGATCGTCATCGATGTTTTCCTCCGATGAACTTCCGATGTCCTCGTCTGCACCTTCGCTTGAGTCCGTGCTCTCGTCATCCGTGTCCGAGTTAACTCCGTCACGCAGCCAATCCTCCACTTTGGAAGCCCCATCTACTTCATCACCGTCTTCTGCGCCTTCGACCTGCTCATCGAGTTCGGCGAGTTCTTGGAGTACACTGTACTGCTGCTCTATTAACTTCTTCTTATCTTCCAGCAGGGTTCGCTCAGCATCTAGTTTTTGCAGTTGCAGTTCCAGCTGTGCTCTGGACGACTTCCGCGAAGTTCCCGATTTCACCGATGCTGCCTTTATACACTTTGCCGGCTGATCCCCCAGGTGCTTCCGTTGTTCCTGTAGATCTGGTTGCTTCGTCCCGGATTCCTTCTTCGCTTTGCCTGTAGCCTTCTTTTTTGGCGCTTCCGTCCTCGTAGTTTTGGAACTGCGACGAACTTTCCGATTATCATCACACTTCACACACCGCCACTGTTTTTTCGCGATACGATCATCGACGCCCACGCAATTGTAATGGTGCCAACCATCACAATCATCGCACTGCACCATCCGGCTGTGATCCGCGGAACGACACGTTTGACAACTGTGACCGATCGTTTCAGACTGTTTGTCCCGCGGGGAAGGGATATTGTGTTCCCGACTTTTCGACGACCTACTTTTGACAGAGGGTGCCTTTTTGTCCCCACCGGGTTTGAGAAGGGTATCTTTATTTGGGTTCAACGTTTGGGATTCGTGAGGGGGGTCTACATACGCGTCATTAGACTGATTAGCTAAGCTC contains:
- the LOC134284291 gene encoding uncharacterized protein LOC134284291, which translates into the protein MSDSANAAATTGNQGKSLANQSNDAYVDPPHESQTLNPNKDTLLKPGGDKKAPSVKSRSSKSREHNIPSPRDKQSETIGHSCQTCRSADHSRMVQCDDCDGWHHYNCVGVDDRIAKKQWRCVKCDDNRKVRRSSKTTRTEAPKKKATGKAKKESGTKQPDLQEQRKHLGDQPAKCIKAASVKSGTSRKSSRAQLELQLQKLDAERTLLEDKKKLIEQQYSVLQELAELDEQVEGAEDGDEVDGASKVEDWLRDGVNSDTDDESTDSSEGADEDIGSSSEENIDDDPQENGSKFNPIRRSTPRMDPRSMQKSVTRSNQLNCSLNRNQLAARQVVAKDLPPFTGNPEEWPIFFSTYESTTRMCGYTNDENMIRLRNCLRGDAFVAVKSFLLHPSTVDRAISALKLRFGQPRFVIHSLRDKIIAMPPLKPDSINRMIDFALAVQNLEATIDACGQRDLMRDTSLLGELIGKLPASMKLEWARHTRSLRKVNLAAFSKWMYDMAEDACLVAEPRRNQEVQQSQEPRKKSKAFLNTHTDQPSWKKEDHQASSTSMSRSTGTHKKVYSQACTVCKGTCATLAKCGRFLGLSYDGRWSTIREARICRKCLKQHKGGCESKQCGVSGCTYKHHPLLHKELNAETAAVVKPQREEQSCNTHQSGASPILFRYVPVIVYGCGIVVHCYALLDDGSSKTLMDEELAKELNLSGERHPLCLKWTGGLHRSEDESRSVQIDISGLKGNRFRFEDVRTVTELQLPSQTLDVHQLQSEYYYLKGVPVESYRDVRPRLLIGVQHAHATLVRKSREGRPGQPIAIKTNLGWTI